From Aedes albopictus strain Foshan chromosome 1, AalbF5, whole genome shotgun sequence, one genomic window encodes:
- the LOC109423010 gene encoding uncharacterized protein LOC109423010: MSYIGNASDVEQEKNLTEYRRQRSSSSLLPTGSKSVGSPKLSDVLWNDKRANQGNQTDDDDSEMSDSENFLAKGAFLLTPSHELSMDRAALICEKMNFKGCFSLTKTATGILFKFSNPEDYQAVFKKGFHKVTGARFYKKVAIPCRPQKTFMLYVFDVPDDIPVDDIRHSLYRFNSVVEVVRLVVQYQKQPGSQEQDQMQGGTNTPKPQLPKLSTSKPIDEQDVALQRESPPPPIRITLASIDEYHHLLQNGLDFYGATFFPTEPTLPAHAAKIATKKGSRMIDGSIPGRVRELLPVFDAAGFSKIPPPASKTIKPRP; the protein is encoded by the exons ATGTCATACATCGGAAACGCTTCGGATGTCGAGCAGGAGAAGAATCTGACCGAGTATCGACGACAGCGGAGTTCCAGCAGTCTGCTTCCGACAGGATCGAAATCCGTAGGCAGTCCAAAGCTGTCGGATGTTCTCTGGAATGACAAACGGGCCAACCAGGGCAACCAAACCGACGACGATGACTCCGAGATGTCGGATAGTGAAAACTTTCTGGCCAAGGGAGCCTTCCTGCTGACGCCCTCACACGAGCTGTCGATGGACCGAGCTGCCCTGATCTGCGAGAAGATGAACTTCAAAGGTTGCTTTAGTCTAACGAAAACGGCCACTGGAATACTGTTCAAATTTTCTAATCCAGAAGACTACCAGGCCGTGTTCAAGAAGGGCTTTCACAAGGTGACCGGTGCGCGGTTCTACAAAAAGGTGGCCATTCCGTGTCGACCGCAGAAAACGTTCATGTTGTACGTGTTCGACGTGCCGGACGATATACCGGTTGACGATATTCGTCACTCGTTGTATCGATTCAACTCGGTCGTTGAAGTAGTTCGCCTAGTGGTGCAGTACCAAAAGCAGCCTGGCTCCCAGGAGCAAGACCAAATGCAGGGTG GCACCAACACTCCAAAACCCCAGTTACCGAAGCTATCCACAAGCAAGCCAATCGACGAACAGGACGTCGCCCTTCAGCGAGAATCGCCACCGCCACCGATCCGTATCACCTTAGCCTCCATCGACGAATATCACCATCTCTTGCAGAACGGGCTCGACTTCTACGGTGCGACTTTCTTCCCCACGGAACCGACTCTTCCAGCACATGCCGCCAAGATTGCCACCAAAAAAGGAAG TCGCATGATCGACGGCAGCATACCAGGGCGTGTTCGCGAACTGCTCCCAGTGTTTGACGCTGCCGGTTTTAGCAAGATTCCACCGCCAGCTTCCAAGACGATCAAACCGCGCCCCTAA
- the LOC134289513 gene encoding uncharacterized protein LOC134289513 produces MAQPDNANNPAAAQTALVGVKLPDFWKTDPVMWFAQAESQFALAKITTDETKFHHIVAKVDQSVICHIADLVTTPPATDKYDAVKKRLIDRFALSPENRLERLLGMHDLGDLRPTHLLSKMQELSTGLGVDNNLLKMLFIQRLPANIRPIISCHDGTLAKIAEMADKMVDTVSVQASAVAASGKESVSTAENELRSEIDFLTAEIRKLKSFGRSRSRSASRTRFSTNRQSQAGELCWYHRNYGTNARQCRQPCSFASKN; encoded by the coding sequence ATGGCCCAGCCAGATAATGCCAACAACCCAGCAGCTGCTCAAACTGCATTAGTTGGTGTTAAACTCCCGGACTTCTGGAAAACAGATCCGGTCATGTGGTTTGCCCAGGCGGAATCGCAATTCGCGCTGGCAAAAATCACCACAGATGAAACAAAATTTCATCACATCGTTGCTAAGGTAGACCAATCGGTAATATGCCACATTGCCGATTTGGTTACCACTCCGCCGGCCACGGACAAATACGACGCCGTGAAGAAGCGACTGATCGACCGTTTTGCCTTGTCTCCGGAAAATCGCTTGGAACGTTTGCTCGGAATGCATGACTTAGGAGACCTGCGTCCTACCCACCTGCTCTCCAAAATGCAGGAGTTGTCTACTGGTTTGGGAGTTGACAACAATTTGCTGAAGATGCTGTTCATTCAGCGATTGCCGGCAAACATTCGCCCTATCATCTCTTGTCACGACGGAACGCTTGCTAAAATAGCAGAAATGGCCGATAAAATGGTGGACACAGTAAGCGTACAAGCCTCTGCGGTTGCTGCTAGCGGCAAAGAATCGGTCAGCACGGCGGAAAACGAGCTTCGGTCAGAAATCGACTTTCTCACGGCCGAAATCCGGAAGCTGAAATCATTCGGACGCTCGCGAAGCCGATCTGCTTCAAGGACACGGTTCTCGACGAATAGGCAATCCCAGGCGGGGGAGCTTTGCTGGTATCACCGGAACTACGGAACAAACGCCCGCCAATGTCGCCAGCCCTGTTCATTCGCATCAAAAAACTAG